The Hippoglossus hippoglossus isolate fHipHip1 chromosome 21, fHipHip1.pri, whole genome shotgun sequence genome contains a region encoding:
- the kansl1l gene encoding KAT8 regulatory NSL complex subunit 1-like protein isoform X2 — MAPALTKILKDGHGIHLSSPLSSVRGDSNGRAMHRTELDPHMRPTEDGDAQMWLNLSFCPSLDPCLPARPLKVLANPVLPPCLEASASQWESVVLSSPASLLGFLSFNEDPRDSHQVVSVLPGVPDMFLGPVPEHNSQEACLLHGRGAAHECGPDGGDVHRSPFTLTSVSQSDFFGEIKSQDWAPFSPPPPTLTQERAARVDYAPLASEQSCSGSLNFDQLVPRAVLEEAMKEQLSRQEELQGQAWRLQKRLQALLGEHALRHCNQQLEGLKQHIHLGDVLNDSLDSSHLGIVPPQVGGKPFLSSLESSTASSSFTEHRELSRSSQAVLRGLQEALDSEATASSSSDDEVEEEKNVSKTTTSRVSSSSSRCARRWLEERVELGSRWSWLQLRLSELEGRIQQLVELHKHIRSSKGGVVLAASQPLTDRQIQQTLLKEVEGLCCTASDADTEPCSPTHLLHSIERQSAQLSQIVRSLMPPLSFSPLSKQARTCKDKRSFTSGQREDDAFLPGGSKRQRLATTRRYKADAWVCARTRPLVSYHKPKLFTFNTHNSSSSQEPWKSMSTLSSSLSSSSYSCCSSPAVMCSDADCSSSSSALTSRRKSSRAHCAMSLSFGTPQAHPPQRALAREEWSQRTLVDDAQSPTPVHFKRRTSTPLHNSHKYKQHARHLKSRVMGLSPIRMTGSAQGRHRRANQKERKRRHSHRLEEDYKDVLYRSCEPEGSSDDVLEESYTQFPRKQDSQGSVRKRQGESVYNINNIVIPMSLTKVEKLQYKDILTPRWRLLSSQSTREKETERKEDSEEAQVEELSDEAFAQRYVALEKKEKLRWSSWGKRKCFRHLTRSGSRLSGGGGGVFTSGEESSVEWSGAQLETDEQPSLEEWLPQTPWERRVFPLDEDEDEALLSDSLVCSDSGYDPHQRTPTPSSPQHDPQVLHCPLVNKAAALHLKAAEGAVP; from the exons ATGGCCCCAGCCCTGACCAAAATCCTGAAAGATGGCCATGGCATCCACCTGTCCTCACCTCTTTCCTCTGTCAGAGGGGACTCCAATGGGAGAGCCATGCACAGGACTGAGCTGGATCCTCACATGAGGCCCACAGAGGACGGTGACGCCCAGATGTGGCTGAACCTCTCCTTCTGTCCCTCTCTGGACCCCTGCCTGCCAGCGAGACCCCTGAAGGTCCTTGCCAACCCTGTGCTTCCCCCATGTCTGGAGGCGTCTGCCAGCCAGTGGGAGTCGGTGGTCCTCTCCAGCCCTGCTTCTCTCCTCGGATTCCTCTCCTTTAATGAAGATCCGAGAGATTCTCATCAGGTGGTCTCGGTCCTACCAGGTGTACCAGACATGTTTTTAGGCCCTGTCCCTGAGCACAATAGCCAAGAGGCTTGTTTGCTGCATGGCCGGGGTGCTGCTCATGAATGTGGGCCAGATGGTGGTGATGTGCACCGCTCCCCTTTCACACTGACTAGTGTTTCTCAATCAGATTTCTTTGGGGAGATTAAGTCCCAGGACTGGGCTCCCTTTTCTCCACCCCCACCGACACTGACACAGGAGAGAGCAGCCAGAGTGGACTATGCTCCTCTAGCTTCAGAGCAGTCTTGCAGTGGCAGCTTGAACTTTGACCAGCTGGTACCCAGAGCTGTGCTGGAGGAGGCCATGAAGGAGCAGCTCTCTAGGCAGGAAGAGTTGCAAGGCCAAGCTTGGAGGCTGCAGAAGAGACTGCAAGCCCTGCTCGGAGAGCACGCTTTGCGACACTGCAACCAGCAGCTGGAGGGGCTGAAACAGCACATTCATCTTGGGGATGTACTTAACGACAGCCTGGACTCCAGCCATCTTGGTATAGTACCTCCACAAGTGGGTGGCAAACCCTTTCTGTCTTCACTAGAGTCGTCCACAGCATCATCTTCCTTCACGGAGCACAGAGAGTTGAGCCGCTCCAGCCAGGCGGTGCTGAGAGGCCTGCAGGAGGCCTTGGACTCTGAGGccacagccagcagcagctcagacgatgaggtggaggaggagaagaatgtCAGCAAAACCACAACATCACGTGT cagcagcagcagcagcagatgtgcgAGGCGATGGCTGGAAGAGAGAGTGGAGCTGGGCAGCAGATGGAGCTGGCTGCAGCTGCGTCTGTCCGAGCTCGAGGGGAGGATACAGCAACTGGTGGAGCTCCACAAGCATATCCGCTCGTCCAAA GGTGGTGTGGTGCTCGCAGCGTCCCAGCCgctgacagacaggcagattCAGCAGACCCTGCTGAAGGAAGTGGAAGGGTTATGCTGCACAGCGTCAGATGCTGACACTGAACCTTGCAGCCCCACACACCTTCTGCACAGCATAGAGAGGCAG AGCGCCCAGCTCAGCCAGATCGTCAGAAGTCTGATGCCTCCTCTCAGCTTTTCACCGCTCTCAAAACAAGCACGGACCTGTAAAGACAAGAGATCCTTCACCAg TGGTCAGAGAGAAGATGATGCTTTTCTGCCCGGCGGCTCTAAGAGACAGAGACTGGCGACCACAAGGCGGTACAAGGCTGATGCGTGGGTTTGTGCCCGAACCCGGCCTTTGGTCTCCTACCACAAGCCCAAACTGTTCACtttcaacacacacaactccagCAGTTCACAG GAGCCGTGGAAGTCCATGTCCACACTCAGCTCTTCACTCTCCTCATCTTCCTATTCGTGCTGCTCCTCTCCCGCTGTCATGTGTTCTGATGCCgactgcagctccagcagctcggCCCTGACCTCCAGGAGAAAGAGCTCCAGAGCTCACTGTGCGATGTCTCTTTCATTTG GCACTCCTCAGGCCCACCCCCCACAGAGAGCCCTCGCTCGAGAAGAATGGTCCCAGAGGACGTTAGTTGACGATGCCCAATCGCCCACTCCAGTACACTTCAAGAGACGCACCTCCACGCCACTGCACAACA GTCACAAATACAAGCAGCATGCAAGACATCTTAAAAGCAGAGTTATGGGTCTGTCACCTATCAGGATGACAGGCTCTGCTCAGGGTCGACACAGGAGAGCCAAtcagaaggagaggaagaggagacacagcCACAGGCTTGAGGAAG ATTATAAAGATGTCCTGTACCGGTCATGTGAGCCGGAGGGAAGTTCAGACGACGTGCTGGAGGAGAGCTACACACAGTTTCCACGCAAGCAGGACTCGCAA GGCTCTGTTCGCAAACGCCAGGGAGAGAGTGTgtacaacatcaacaacattgTCATCCCCATGTCACTGACCAAAGTGGAGAAGCTGCAGTACAAAGACATCCTCACACCGCG GTGGCGGCTGCTGTCCAGCCAGTCtacgagagagaaagagacagagaggaaggaggacagTGAGGAAGCACAG GTTGAGGAGCTCAGCGATGAAGCCTTTGCTCAGAGGTACGTTGCTttggagaagaaagagaaactgcGCTGGTCCTCCTGGGGAAAGAGAAAATGCTTCAGGCATCTtacaag ATCTGGCAGCAGGCTGTCAGGCGGTGGGGGCGGGGTGTTCACATCAGGAGAGGAGAGCTCTGTGGAGTGGAGCGGTGCTCAGCTGGAAACAGACGAACAGCCGAGCTTGGAGGAGTGGCTG CCTCAGACACCGTGGGAACGACGAGTGTTTCCTCTGGACGAGGATGAGGACGAAGCCCTCCTCTCTGACAGTTTAGTGTGTTCAGATTCTGGTTATGATCCGCATCAAAGAACTCCAACTCCCAGCTCTCCCCAGCACGATCCTCAGGTGCTACACTGCCCTCTGgtgaacaaagcagcagcattACACCTCAAGGCAGCTGAGGGAGCTGTGCCTTAA
- the kansl1l gene encoding KAT8 regulatory NSL complex subunit 1-like protein isoform X3, which produces MAPALTKILKDGHGIHLSSPLSSVRGDSNGRAMHRTELDPHMRPTEDGDAQMWLNLSFCPSLDPCLPARPLKVLANPVLPPCLEASASQWESVVLSSPASLLGFLSFNEDPRDSHQVVSVLPGVPDMFLGPVPEHNSQEACLLHGRGAAHECGPDGGDVHRSPFTLTSVSQSDFFGEIKSQDWAPFSPPPPTLTQERAARVDYAPLASEQSCSGSLNFDQLVPRAVLEEAMKEQLSRQEELQGQAWRLQKRLQALLGEHALRHCNQQLEGLKQHIHLGDVLNDSLDSSHLGIVPPQVGGKPFLSSLESSTASSSFTEHRELSRSSQAVLRGLQEALDSEATASSSSDDEVEEEKNVSKTTTSRVSSSSRCARRWLEERVELGSRWSWLQLRLSELEGRIQQLVELHKHIRSSKGGVVLAASQPLTDRQIQQTLLKEVEGLCCTASDADTEPCSPTHLLHSIERQSAQLSQIVRSLMPPLSFSPLSKQARTCKDKRSFTSGQREDDAFLPGGSKRQRLATTRRYKADAWVCARTRPLVSYHKPKLFTFNTHNSSSSQEPWKSMSTLSSSLSSSSYSCCSSPAVMCSDADCSSSSSALTSRRKSSRAHCAMSLSFGTPQAHPPQRALAREEWSQRTLVDDAQSPTPVHFKRRTSTPLHNSHKYKQHARHLKSRVMGLSPIRMTGSAQGRHRRANQKERKRRHSHRLEEDYKDVLYRSCEPEGSSDDVLEESYTQFPRKQDSQGSVRKRQGESVYNINNIVIPMSLTKVEKLQYKDILTPRWRLLSSQSTREKETERKEDSEEAQVEELSDEAFAQRYVALEKKEKLRWSSWGKRKCFRHLTRSGSRLSGGGGGVFTSGEESSVEWSGAQLETDEQPSLEEWLPQTPWERRVFPLDEDEDEALLSDSLVCSDSGYDPHQRTPTPSSPQHDPQVLHCPLVNKAAALHLKAAEGAVP; this is translated from the exons ATGGCCCCAGCCCTGACCAAAATCCTGAAAGATGGCCATGGCATCCACCTGTCCTCACCTCTTTCCTCTGTCAGAGGGGACTCCAATGGGAGAGCCATGCACAGGACTGAGCTGGATCCTCACATGAGGCCCACAGAGGACGGTGACGCCCAGATGTGGCTGAACCTCTCCTTCTGTCCCTCTCTGGACCCCTGCCTGCCAGCGAGACCCCTGAAGGTCCTTGCCAACCCTGTGCTTCCCCCATGTCTGGAGGCGTCTGCCAGCCAGTGGGAGTCGGTGGTCCTCTCCAGCCCTGCTTCTCTCCTCGGATTCCTCTCCTTTAATGAAGATCCGAGAGATTCTCATCAGGTGGTCTCGGTCCTACCAGGTGTACCAGACATGTTTTTAGGCCCTGTCCCTGAGCACAATAGCCAAGAGGCTTGTTTGCTGCATGGCCGGGGTGCTGCTCATGAATGTGGGCCAGATGGTGGTGATGTGCACCGCTCCCCTTTCACACTGACTAGTGTTTCTCAATCAGATTTCTTTGGGGAGATTAAGTCCCAGGACTGGGCTCCCTTTTCTCCACCCCCACCGACACTGACACAGGAGAGAGCAGCCAGAGTGGACTATGCTCCTCTAGCTTCAGAGCAGTCTTGCAGTGGCAGCTTGAACTTTGACCAGCTGGTACCCAGAGCTGTGCTGGAGGAGGCCATGAAGGAGCAGCTCTCTAGGCAGGAAGAGTTGCAAGGCCAAGCTTGGAGGCTGCAGAAGAGACTGCAAGCCCTGCTCGGAGAGCACGCTTTGCGACACTGCAACCAGCAGCTGGAGGGGCTGAAACAGCACATTCATCTTGGGGATGTACTTAACGACAGCCTGGACTCCAGCCATCTTGGTATAGTACCTCCACAAGTGGGTGGCAAACCCTTTCTGTCTTCACTAGAGTCGTCCACAGCATCATCTTCCTTCACGGAGCACAGAGAGTTGAGCCGCTCCAGCCAGGCGGTGCTGAGAGGCCTGCAGGAGGCCTTGGACTCTGAGGccacagccagcagcagctcagacgatgaggtggaggaggagaagaatgtCAGCAAAACCACAACATCACGTGT cagcagcagcagcagatgtgcgAGGCGATGGCTGGAAGAGAGAGTGGAGCTGGGCAGCAGATGGAGCTGGCTGCAGCTGCGTCTGTCCGAGCTCGAGGGGAGGATACAGCAACTGGTGGAGCTCCACAAGCATATCCGCTCGTCCAAA GGTGGTGTGGTGCTCGCAGCGTCCCAGCCgctgacagacaggcagattCAGCAGACCCTGCTGAAGGAAGTGGAAGGGTTATGCTGCACAGCGTCAGATGCTGACACTGAACCTTGCAGCCCCACACACCTTCTGCACAGCATAGAGAGGCAG AGCGCCCAGCTCAGCCAGATCGTCAGAAGTCTGATGCCTCCTCTCAGCTTTTCACCGCTCTCAAAACAAGCACGGACCTGTAAAGACAAGAGATCCTTCACCAg TGGTCAGAGAGAAGATGATGCTTTTCTGCCCGGCGGCTCTAAGAGACAGAGACTGGCGACCACAAGGCGGTACAAGGCTGATGCGTGGGTTTGTGCCCGAACCCGGCCTTTGGTCTCCTACCACAAGCCCAAACTGTTCACtttcaacacacacaactccagCAGTTCACAG GAGCCGTGGAAGTCCATGTCCACACTCAGCTCTTCACTCTCCTCATCTTCCTATTCGTGCTGCTCCTCTCCCGCTGTCATGTGTTCTGATGCCgactgcagctccagcagctcggCCCTGACCTCCAGGAGAAAGAGCTCCAGAGCTCACTGTGCGATGTCTCTTTCATTTG GCACTCCTCAGGCCCACCCCCCACAGAGAGCCCTCGCTCGAGAAGAATGGTCCCAGAGGACGTTAGTTGACGATGCCCAATCGCCCACTCCAGTACACTTCAAGAGACGCACCTCCACGCCACTGCACAACA GTCACAAATACAAGCAGCATGCAAGACATCTTAAAAGCAGAGTTATGGGTCTGTCACCTATCAGGATGACAGGCTCTGCTCAGGGTCGACACAGGAGAGCCAAtcagaaggagaggaagaggagacacagcCACAGGCTTGAGGAAG ATTATAAAGATGTCCTGTACCGGTCATGTGAGCCGGAGGGAAGTTCAGACGACGTGCTGGAGGAGAGCTACACACAGTTTCCACGCAAGCAGGACTCGCAA GGCTCTGTTCGCAAACGCCAGGGAGAGAGTGTgtacaacatcaacaacattgTCATCCCCATGTCACTGACCAAAGTGGAGAAGCTGCAGTACAAAGACATCCTCACACCGCG GTGGCGGCTGCTGTCCAGCCAGTCtacgagagagaaagagacagagaggaaggaggacagTGAGGAAGCACAG GTTGAGGAGCTCAGCGATGAAGCCTTTGCTCAGAGGTACGTTGCTttggagaagaaagagaaactgcGCTGGTCCTCCTGGGGAAAGAGAAAATGCTTCAGGCATCTtacaag ATCTGGCAGCAGGCTGTCAGGCGGTGGGGGCGGGGTGTTCACATCAGGAGAGGAGAGCTCTGTGGAGTGGAGCGGTGCTCAGCTGGAAACAGACGAACAGCCGAGCTTGGAGGAGTGGCTG CCTCAGACACCGTGGGAACGACGAGTGTTTCCTCTGGACGAGGATGAGGACGAAGCCCTCCTCTCTGACAGTTTAGTGTGTTCAGATTCTGGTTATGATCCGCATCAAAGAACTCCAACTCCCAGCTCTCCCCAGCACGATCCTCAGGTGCTACACTGCCCTCTGgtgaacaaagcagcagcattACACCTCAAGGCAGCTGAGGGAGCTGTGCCTTAA
- the kansl1l gene encoding KAT8 regulatory NSL complex subunit 1-like protein isoform X5 gives MAPALTKILKDGHGIHLSSPLSSVRGDSNGRAMHRTELDPHMRPTEDGDAQMWLNLSFCPSLDPCLPARPLKVLANPVLPPCLEASASQWESVVLSSPASLLGFLSFNEDPRDSHQVVSVLPGVPDMFLGPVPEHNSQEACLLHGRGAAHECGPDGGDVHRSPFTLTSVSQSDFFGEIKSQDWAPFSPPPPTLTQERAARVDYAPLASEQSCSGSLNFDQLVPRAVLEEAMKEQLSRQEELQGQAWRLQKRLQALLGEHALRHCNQQLEGLKQHIHLGDVLNDSLDSSHLGIVPPQVGGKPFLSSLESSTASSSFTEHRELSRSSQAVLRGLQEALDSEATASSSSDDEVEEEKNVSKTTTSRVSSRCARRWLEERVELGSRWSWLQLRLSELEGRIQQLVELHKHIRSSKGGVVLAASQPLTDRQIQQTLLKEVEGLCCTASDADTEPCSPTHLLHSIERQSAQLSQIVRSLMPPLSFSPLSKQARTCKDKRSFTSGQREDDAFLPGGSKRQRLATTRRYKADAWVCARTRPLVSYHKPKLFTFNTHNSSSSQEPWKSMSTLSSSLSSSSYSCCSSPAVMCSDADCSSSSSALTSRRKSSRAHCAMSLSFGTPQAHPPQRALAREEWSQRTLVDDAQSPTPVHFKRRTSTPLHNSHKYKQHARHLKSRVMGLSPIRMTGSAQGRHRRANQKERKRRHSHRLEEDYKDVLYRSCEPEGSSDDVLEESYTQFPRKQDSQGSVRKRQGESVYNINNIVIPMSLTKVEKLQYKDILTPRWRLLSSQSTREKETERKEDSEEAQVEELSDEAFAQRYVALEKKEKLRWSSWGKRKCFRHLTRSGSRLSGGGGGVFTSGEESSVEWSGAQLETDEQPSLEEWLPQTPWERRVFPLDEDEDEALLSDSLVCSDSGYDPHQRTPTPSSPQHDPQVLHCPLVNKAAALHLKAAEGAVP, from the exons ATGGCCCCAGCCCTGACCAAAATCCTGAAAGATGGCCATGGCATCCACCTGTCCTCACCTCTTTCCTCTGTCAGAGGGGACTCCAATGGGAGAGCCATGCACAGGACTGAGCTGGATCCTCACATGAGGCCCACAGAGGACGGTGACGCCCAGATGTGGCTGAACCTCTCCTTCTGTCCCTCTCTGGACCCCTGCCTGCCAGCGAGACCCCTGAAGGTCCTTGCCAACCCTGTGCTTCCCCCATGTCTGGAGGCGTCTGCCAGCCAGTGGGAGTCGGTGGTCCTCTCCAGCCCTGCTTCTCTCCTCGGATTCCTCTCCTTTAATGAAGATCCGAGAGATTCTCATCAGGTGGTCTCGGTCCTACCAGGTGTACCAGACATGTTTTTAGGCCCTGTCCCTGAGCACAATAGCCAAGAGGCTTGTTTGCTGCATGGCCGGGGTGCTGCTCATGAATGTGGGCCAGATGGTGGTGATGTGCACCGCTCCCCTTTCACACTGACTAGTGTTTCTCAATCAGATTTCTTTGGGGAGATTAAGTCCCAGGACTGGGCTCCCTTTTCTCCACCCCCACCGACACTGACACAGGAGAGAGCAGCCAGAGTGGACTATGCTCCTCTAGCTTCAGAGCAGTCTTGCAGTGGCAGCTTGAACTTTGACCAGCTGGTACCCAGAGCTGTGCTGGAGGAGGCCATGAAGGAGCAGCTCTCTAGGCAGGAAGAGTTGCAAGGCCAAGCTTGGAGGCTGCAGAAGAGACTGCAAGCCCTGCTCGGAGAGCACGCTTTGCGACACTGCAACCAGCAGCTGGAGGGGCTGAAACAGCACATTCATCTTGGGGATGTACTTAACGACAGCCTGGACTCCAGCCATCTTGGTATAGTACCTCCACAAGTGGGTGGCAAACCCTTTCTGTCTTCACTAGAGTCGTCCACAGCATCATCTTCCTTCACGGAGCACAGAGAGTTGAGCCGCTCCAGCCAGGCGGTGCTGAGAGGCCTGCAGGAGGCCTTGGACTCTGAGGccacagccagcagcagctcagacgatgaggtggaggaggagaagaatgtCAGCAAAACCACAACATCACGTGT cagcagcagatgtgcgAGGCGATGGCTGGAAGAGAGAGTGGAGCTGGGCAGCAGATGGAGCTGGCTGCAGCTGCGTCTGTCCGAGCTCGAGGGGAGGATACAGCAACTGGTGGAGCTCCACAAGCATATCCGCTCGTCCAAA GGTGGTGTGGTGCTCGCAGCGTCCCAGCCgctgacagacaggcagattCAGCAGACCCTGCTGAAGGAAGTGGAAGGGTTATGCTGCACAGCGTCAGATGCTGACACTGAACCTTGCAGCCCCACACACCTTCTGCACAGCATAGAGAGGCAG AGCGCCCAGCTCAGCCAGATCGTCAGAAGTCTGATGCCTCCTCTCAGCTTTTCACCGCTCTCAAAACAAGCACGGACCTGTAAAGACAAGAGATCCTTCACCAg TGGTCAGAGAGAAGATGATGCTTTTCTGCCCGGCGGCTCTAAGAGACAGAGACTGGCGACCACAAGGCGGTACAAGGCTGATGCGTGGGTTTGTGCCCGAACCCGGCCTTTGGTCTCCTACCACAAGCCCAAACTGTTCACtttcaacacacacaactccagCAGTTCACAG GAGCCGTGGAAGTCCATGTCCACACTCAGCTCTTCACTCTCCTCATCTTCCTATTCGTGCTGCTCCTCTCCCGCTGTCATGTGTTCTGATGCCgactgcagctccagcagctcggCCCTGACCTCCAGGAGAAAGAGCTCCAGAGCTCACTGTGCGATGTCTCTTTCATTTG GCACTCCTCAGGCCCACCCCCCACAGAGAGCCCTCGCTCGAGAAGAATGGTCCCAGAGGACGTTAGTTGACGATGCCCAATCGCCCACTCCAGTACACTTCAAGAGACGCACCTCCACGCCACTGCACAACA GTCACAAATACAAGCAGCATGCAAGACATCTTAAAAGCAGAGTTATGGGTCTGTCACCTATCAGGATGACAGGCTCTGCTCAGGGTCGACACAGGAGAGCCAAtcagaaggagaggaagaggagacacagcCACAGGCTTGAGGAAG ATTATAAAGATGTCCTGTACCGGTCATGTGAGCCGGAGGGAAGTTCAGACGACGTGCTGGAGGAGAGCTACACACAGTTTCCACGCAAGCAGGACTCGCAA GGCTCTGTTCGCAAACGCCAGGGAGAGAGTGTgtacaacatcaacaacattgTCATCCCCATGTCACTGACCAAAGTGGAGAAGCTGCAGTACAAAGACATCCTCACACCGCG GTGGCGGCTGCTGTCCAGCCAGTCtacgagagagaaagagacagagaggaaggaggacagTGAGGAAGCACAG GTTGAGGAGCTCAGCGATGAAGCCTTTGCTCAGAGGTACGTTGCTttggagaagaaagagaaactgcGCTGGTCCTCCTGGGGAAAGAGAAAATGCTTCAGGCATCTtacaag ATCTGGCAGCAGGCTGTCAGGCGGTGGGGGCGGGGTGTTCACATCAGGAGAGGAGAGCTCTGTGGAGTGGAGCGGTGCTCAGCTGGAAACAGACGAACAGCCGAGCTTGGAGGAGTGGCTG CCTCAGACACCGTGGGAACGACGAGTGTTTCCTCTGGACGAGGATGAGGACGAAGCCCTCCTCTCTGACAGTTTAGTGTGTTCAGATTCTGGTTATGATCCGCATCAAAGAACTCCAACTCCCAGCTCTCCCCAGCACGATCCTCAGGTGCTACACTGCCCTCTGgtgaacaaagcagcagcattACACCTCAAGGCAGCTGAGGGAGCTGTGCCTTAA